One genomic region from Microcystis panniformis FACHB-1757 encodes:
- a CDS encoding transporter substrate-binding domain-containing protein, with product MKNLLFILGFLLLGVAPSFSADLDTIIRRGKLIVAVKNNLPPLAFLDSQGNLQGLEIDIAKRLASEILGSDSAIILKPVSNQERLQVVIDDRVDFAIARVAITPARQRLVDFSPFYYLDSSGFVTKNPQLQRLEDLANSRIAVLNGSTTIALVRSNLPNAILRGVASYQEALNLLETGEIDAFAADNSLLTGWVQQFPNYRQLPIELGAIALGVVLPKGLQYQSLRERVNQAIERLESTGWLAERLNYWGLPLRIREMGR from the coding sequence ATGAAAAATTTGTTATTTATTCTTGGTTTTTTGCTCTTGGGTGTAGCCCCAAGTTTTAGCGCCGATCTCGATACAATTATACGCCGGGGAAAATTAATTGTCGCTGTTAAAAATAATCTCCCTCCCCTCGCTTTCCTTGATTCTCAGGGGAATCTGCAAGGATTGGAAATCGACATCGCTAAACGTCTAGCGTCAGAAATTCTCGGTTCTGACAGTGCTATTATTCTCAAACCCGTTAGTAATCAAGAACGTTTACAGGTGGTTATTGATGATCGAGTAGATTTTGCGATCGCTCGTGTGGCGATTACTCCTGCACGTCAGCGCTTAGTGGATTTTAGCCCCTTTTATTACCTCGATAGCAGCGGTTTTGTGACGAAAAACCCCCAATTGCAGCGTTTAGAAGACTTAGCTAACTCTAGAATCGCCGTACTCAACGGCTCGACGACAATCGCCCTTGTGCGTTCCAATTTGCCTAACGCTATCCTGCGCGGGGTTGCTTCCTATCAAGAAGCTTTAAATTTACTGGAAACCGGGGAAATAGACGCTTTTGCGGCTGATAATAGCCTTTTAACTGGTTGGGTGCAGCAATTCCCCAATTATCGTCAATTACCGATCGAGTTAGGGGCGATCGCTCTAGGAGTCGTTCTCCCTAAAGGTTTACAGTACCAAAGTCTCCGAGAACGCGTCAACCAAGCGATCGAGCGGCTAGAATCCACCGGTTGGTTAGCAGAACGGCTGAACTATTGGGGTTTACCCCTGAGAATTCGGGAAATGGGAAGATAG
- a CDS encoding 2,3-diketo-5-methylthiopentyl-1-phosphate enolase, protein MTIIVDYRFPPAINAEKQAKTIAIGQTAGTWSERHGHRQEQLQQHLGEVVGIREEADGYKVARVRFPEINVENDIASLLTMIFGKYSMAGAGKVVGVYLPENYGTKAKVGITGIRQRLGVYDRPLVMAIFKPALGLSAQDHADILREVAFAGLDVIKDDEIMADLPVAPTHERLDCCRRVLEEVRQQTGRNVLYAVNVTGKADELQRKARLLVKHGANALLLNVLTYGFSVLEALASDPAIDVPIFAHPAFAGAMCAGSDTGLAYSVVLGTMMAHAGADAVLYPAAYGSLPFDPQEEGKIRDILRDRNVFPVPSAGIRPGIVPQVLGDYGRNVILNAGTGIMDHPWGPASGVRAFFEALGRVEAGESFDPANLPEGALKQAILEWG, encoded by the coding sequence ATGACTATTATTGTCGATTATCGCTTTCCTCCCGCTATTAATGCCGAAAAACAGGCAAAAACGATCGCTATCGGTCAAACCGCTGGCACTTGGAGCGAGCGCCACGGTCATCGTCAAGAGCAGCTGCAACAACACCTAGGGGAAGTGGTGGGGATCAGGGAGGAAGCCGACGGTTATAAGGTGGCTAGGGTGCGTTTTCCCGAGATAAACGTTGAAAATGACATCGCCAGTCTTTTAACCATGATTTTCGGCAAATATTCCATGGCTGGAGCCGGAAAAGTGGTGGGGGTGTACCTACCCGAAAACTACGGCACAAAAGCCAAGGTGGGAATCACAGGAATTAGGCAACGTTTGGGGGTTTATGATCGACCTCTAGTCATGGCAATTTTTAAACCCGCTTTAGGACTATCGGCGCAAGATCACGCCGATATCCTGCGAGAAGTAGCTTTTGCTGGCTTAGACGTGATTAAAGATGATGAAATCATGGCGGATCTTCCCGTGGCTCCCACCCACGAGCGCCTAGATTGTTGTCGGCGGGTTTTGGAGGAAGTGCGGCAGCAAACCGGTAGAAATGTTCTCTATGCGGTCAATGTCACTGGAAAAGCGGACGAATTGCAGAGAAAAGCCCGTTTATTAGTGAAACATGGGGCTAATGCCCTGTTATTAAACGTTCTGACCTACGGTTTTTCCGTTTTAGAAGCTTTAGCCAGTGATCCAGCGATCGATGTTCCTATTTTCGCCCATCCTGCCTTTGCTGGAGCGATGTGTGCCGGTAGCGATACGGGATTAGCCTATTCTGTGGTTTTGGGGACGATGATGGCCCACGCGGGAGCCGATGCAGTGCTATATCCCGCCGCTTATGGTAGTTTACCCTTCGACCCCCAGGAGGAAGGCAAAATTCGCGATATTTTGCGCGATAGAAACGTTTTTCCGGTTCCCTCGGCCGGCATTCGTCCCGGTATTGTTCCCCAGGTCCTTGGGGATTACGGACGTAATGTTATCCTCAATGCGGGAACCGGAATTATGGACCACCCATGGGGACCGGCCAGTGGTGTGAGAGCTTTTTTTGAAGCTTTAGGGAGAGTGGAAGCGGGTGAGTCTTTTGATCCCGCTAATTTGCCCGAAGGAGCCTTAAAACAGGCAATTCTAGAGTGGGGTTAA
- a CDS encoding GGDEF domain-containing response regulator, translated as MIKFRPEDCLVLVVDDVGKNLQLAVKILDSAGYATICASSVKQAIERVKTANFDLILLDLMMPDMEGLELCRRLKSDALSAHIPIIFVTDSKEKEDIINAFNSGAVDYINKPFHSWELLARVKIHLELKKTQEELKNINSQLEKLVITDSLTGVNNRREILALGDKELQRCRRYHRYFSVLVIDIDHFKHINDTFGHLLGDKTLITVAGAIKNCLRQVDSFGRFGGEEFVAILPETNLEDAATTAWRICQVINKLNIEIDRQKVRVTASIGVATFSPEDNNLEAVIERADHAMFAAKNQGRNRVSLGKTV; from the coding sequence ATGATTAAATTTCGTCCTGAAGACTGTCTGGTTTTAGTGGTTGATGATGTCGGTAAAAATCTCCAATTGGCTGTGAAGATTCTTGATTCTGCTGGTTATGCCACTATTTGTGCTAGTAGTGTTAAACAGGCAATAGAACGAGTAAAAACTGCTAATTTTGACCTAATTCTTCTTGACTTAATGATGCCAGACATGGAGGGACTAGAACTTTGTCGCAGACTAAAAAGTGATGCTTTATCCGCTCATATACCGATTATTTTTGTAACAGATAGTAAGGAAAAAGAAGATATTATCAATGCTTTTAATTCTGGGGCTGTGGACTATATAAATAAACCCTTTCATAGTTGGGAACTGTTAGCCAGAGTTAAAATTCATCTAGAACTGAAAAAAACGCAAGAAGAACTGAAAAATATCAATTCTCAACTAGAAAAGCTAGTCATCACCGATAGCCTAACTGGGGTGAATAATCGTCGAGAAATTCTCGCCTTGGGCGATAAAGAATTGCAACGATGTCGCCGTTATCATCGTTATTTTTCGGTTTTAGTCATCGATATCGACCATTTTAAACATATTAACGATACCTTTGGTCATCTCCTAGGGGACAAAACTTTAATTACTGTCGCTGGGGCAATTAAAAACTGTCTGCGTCAAGTGGATAGTTTTGGGCGCTTTGGGGGCGAGGAATTTGTCGCTATTCTCCCAGAAACTAATCTTGAAGATGCTGCTACCACAGCCTGGCGCATTTGTCAAGTAATTAACAAGTTAAATATTGAAATTGATCGACAAAAAGTGCGAGTTACTGCTAGTATTGGTGTGGCAACATTTAGCCCTGAAGATAATAATCTAGAAGCGGTGATCGAGCGGGCTGATCATGCCATGTTTGCCGCTAAAAATCAAGGTAGGAATCGAGTTAGTTTAGGTAAAACAGTATGA
- a CDS encoding DEAD/DEAH box helicase, translating to MKESLNPTSLDLKTIFPFKLDDFQQSAIAALAAGKSVVVCAPTGSGKTLIGEYAIYRALERGKRVFYTTPLKALSNQKFRDFQEKFGRTPTDGDEDSPLLFAEVGLITGDVVINPSALIVVMTTEIFRNMLYQTPIGEVGTSLENVETLVLDECHYISDRGRGTVWEESIIYCPPSIQLVALSATIGNPGELTDWINWVRQLRQPSDNKQTSSCELINSDFRPVPLRFYFANKEGLFPLLDPKQSKVNPKLRSKVGHGKPRRLKREDCPTIASIVTTLRDKDMLPAIYVIFSRKGCDQAIRELKNLNLVNQEEARAIYYRLLIFFLEDNPNLQELALSFFAVENPPLHQKLLAFFANNPQSDEQLLSLLTAAPETKNQLFEFLASASQLVRADQVEPLTRGCGVHHAGILPLWKELVEQLFEAGLIKVVFATATLSAGINMPARTTVISALSKRTDDGHSMLTPSEFVQIAGRAGRRGMDAVGHVVTVQTPFEGAKEAAFLAIAQPEPLQSCFAPSYGMVLNLLQKHSLEEAKDLLERSFAEYLARLKLSPERQQITALTTELAKLDMELAGIEREQVFSYEKLREKLREEERLYKIIASQAEAQKRQEIHLKLPNIAVGTILHLKGKHIKVPVPVPAIFVNTLHGAGQVRTLVCLGSDNRWYLAAYADISEIDRGFLAPAALGELIPPSLEAVSLGGWRKGEENTQAIADLIPQQVQGIPPVAELATQAQKIEIVNSQIAAHPLQKRKNPGRLMKLYYDREIARDKLHKTQIKYQKQQSRKSYYWEEFLNLIEILREFQALEGYLPTPLGEAAATIRGENELWLGLAMMSGDLDRLTPSQLAAAISAMITEPPRPDTWCNYPPVPEVIDILRQGEENSPGLREVRRLLYQAQSRYDITIPVWLETQLMGIASRWAQGTSWPELCENTSLDEGDLVRLLRRTVDVLWQIPQIPRVSQVLKDNARLVVTAMKRFPL from the coding sequence GTGAAAGAGTCCCTCAACCCTACTTCTTTGGATCTCAAAACCATTTTTCCCTTTAAACTCGACGACTTCCAGCAATCGGCGATCGCTGCCCTCGCTGCCGGTAAATCAGTGGTTGTCTGCGCTCCCACCGGTTCCGGCAAAACCTTAATCGGAGAATACGCCATCTATCGCGCCCTCGAAAGGGGTAAACGGGTTTTCTACACCACTCCCCTGAAAGCTCTTTCTAACCAAAAATTCCGGGATTTTCAAGAAAAATTCGGTCGCACCCCCACCGATGGCGATGAGGATTCCCCGCTGCTGTTTGCGGAAGTGGGATTGATTACCGGTGATGTGGTGATCAATCCCTCCGCATTAATTGTAGTCATGACTACAGAAATTTTTCGCAATATGCTCTACCAAACTCCAATCGGTGAGGTAGGCACTTCCCTAGAAAACGTGGAAACCCTAGTTCTCGATGAATGTCACTATATCAGCGATCGAGGTCGCGGCACCGTTTGGGAAGAATCAATTATCTACTGTCCCCCTAGTATCCAATTAGTCGCCCTCTCCGCCACCATCGGCAACCCGGGGGAACTCACCGACTGGATTAACTGGGTGCGGCAACTGCGCCAACCCAGCGACAATAAACAGACCTCCAGCTGCGAGCTAATTAACTCCGATTTTCGCCCCGTCCCCCTGCGCTTTTATTTCGCCAATAAAGAGGGATTATTCCCGCTGCTCGACCCAAAACAGAGCAAAGTTAACCCGAAACTACGCTCAAAAGTCGGCCACGGCAAACCCCGACGCTTAAAACGAGAAGATTGTCCCACCATCGCCTCGATTGTCACCACTCTGCGGGACAAGGATATGCTCCCAGCCATTTACGTCATTTTCAGCCGTAAAGGTTGCGATCAGGCGATTCGAGAGCTAAAAAACCTCAATCTCGTTAATCAAGAAGAAGCTAGAGCTATTTACTACCGTTTACTCATTTTCTTTCTGGAAGATAATCCCAATCTGCAAGAACTAGCCCTTTCCTTCTTTGCCGTCGAAAATCCGCCTCTACACCAGAAATTACTGGCTTTTTTCGCTAATAACCCCCAGTCTGACGAGCAACTCCTCAGCCTCTTAACCGCCGCCCCCGAGACGAAAAATCAACTGTTTGAATTCCTAGCCAGTGCTTCCCAATTGGTGCGGGCCGACCAAGTGGAACCCCTCACCCGGGGCTGTGGTGTTCACCATGCCGGGATTTTACCCCTCTGGAAAGAATTAGTCGAACAACTCTTTGAAGCCGGTTTAATTAAGGTGGTTTTTGCCACCGCTACCCTCTCAGCCGGGATTAATATGCCCGCTCGCACCACCGTTATCTCGGCCCTCTCCAAACGCACCGATGATGGCCATAGTATGCTGACTCCCTCGGAATTTGTCCAGATTGCCGGCCGGGCCGGTCGCCGGGGAATGGACGCAGTGGGCCATGTGGTGACAGTACAAACGCCCTTTGAAGGAGCAAAAGAAGCGGCTTTTCTGGCCATCGCTCAACCGGAACCCCTGCAAAGCTGTTTTGCGCCCAGTTACGGCATGGTCTTAAATCTCCTGCAAAAACACAGTCTAGAGGAGGCCAAAGACCTCTTAGAGCGCAGTTTCGCCGAATATCTCGCTCGTTTGAAGTTAAGCCCCGAACGACAACAGATTACCGCCTTAACCACCGAATTGGCTAAGTTGGATATGGAATTAGCCGGTATCGAACGGGAGCAGGTCTTCAGTTACGAAAAGCTACGGGAAAAACTGCGGGAAGAAGAAAGACTGTATAAAATCATCGCTAGTCAGGCAGAGGCCCAGAAAAGACAGGAAATACATCTAAAATTGCCGAATATTGCCGTCGGAACTATCCTCCATCTCAAGGGCAAACATATTAAGGTTCCCGTCCCCGTCCCCGCTATCTTTGTCAATACCCTGCACGGAGCCGGTCAAGTGCGAACCCTTGTGTGTTTAGGCAGTGATAATCGCTGGTATTTAGCCGCCTATGCCGATATTAGCGAGATAGATCGAGGTTTTCTCGCTCCTGCGGCATTAGGCGAACTGATACCCCCTTCCCTAGAAGCAGTTTCCCTAGGGGGGTGGCGCAAGGGTGAGGAAAATACTCAGGCGATCGCAGATTTAATCCCCCAACAAGTGCAGGGCATCCCACCAGTGGCGGAACTGGCAACACAGGCACAAAAAATTGAAATTGTCAATAGTCAAATTGCCGCTCATCCCCTGCAAAAACGCAAAAATCCAGGGCGATTGATGAAATTATACTACGATCGAGAAATTGCTCGCGATAAGTTACACAAGACCCAGATTAAATACCAAAAACAACAATCGCGTAAATCCTACTACTGGGAAGAATTTCTGAATCTAATCGAGATTTTGCGGGAATTCCAAGCATTAGAGGGTTATTTGCCCACTCCCCTCGGAGAAGCGGCGGCCACTATTCGCGGGGAAAATGAACTCTGGTTAGGATTAGCGATGATGTCTGGAGATTTGGACCGATTGACTCCTAGCCAGCTAGCCGCCGCCATCAGCGCCATGATTACGGAACCCCCTCGCCCCGATACTTGGTGCAATTACCCGCCCGTGCCAGAAGTTATCGATATTTTGCGACAAGGAGAGGAAAATTCCCCCGGTCTGCGAGAAGTTCGCCGTTTACTCTATCAAGCTCAATCTCGCTACGATATCACTATTCCCGTCTGGTTAGAAACCCAACTGATGGGGATTGCCTCCCGTTGGGCCCAGGGGACATCCTGGCCGGAATTGTGCGAAAATACTAGCCTCGATGAGGGAGATCTAGTGCGATTATTACGGCGCACCGTCGATGTTCTCTGGCAAATTCCCCAAATTCCCCGGGTTTCCCAAGTCCTTAAAGATAATGCCCGTCTCGTCGTCACAGCCATGAAGCGTTTTCCTTTGTAA
- a CDS encoding YceD family protein, whose translation METIFIPHLLKSPDRQRVIIIDNLIPGLETLTPVRGTLLVRHGGNFLEVSVKAETIVTLTCDRCLQQYNHRLQLNTSELIWLDKNKDYDRSYPLEREIAYEDLSETLDPNGDFDPQMWLYEQLCLTLPPRQLCGANCQPPDFLLPEKTAIDGRWASLESLKSQLSQSQN comes from the coding sequence ATGGAAACTATTTTTATCCCCCACCTCCTCAAATCTCCTGATCGACAAAGAGTGATCATCATCGATAATCTTATCCCCGGTCTAGAAACCTTGACACCGGTGCGGGGAACCTTGCTGGTTAGACATGGGGGCAATTTTTTGGAAGTATCGGTGAAAGCAGAAACCATCGTCACCTTAACCTGCGATCGCTGTTTACAACAATATAATCATCGTCTGCAATTAAACACTTCCGAATTAATCTGGCTAGACAAAAATAAAGACTACGATAGATCCTATCCTCTAGAGCGAGAAATAGCCTACGAAGACCTCTCAGAAACCCTCGATCCTAACGGGGATTTTGACCCGCAAATGTGGTTATACGAGCAGTTATGTCTCACTTTACCCCCCCGTCAACTCTGCGGAGCCAATTGTCAACCACCCGATTTTCTGCTTCCAGAAAAGACTGCCATCGATGGTCGTTGGGCCTCCCTAGAATCCTTGAAAAGTCAGTTATCTCAATCGCAAAATTGA
- the serS gene encoding serine--tRNA ligase has translation MLDLKQIRENPEEVQKRLDSRGGSYDIAPILQLNQQQKALELERSSLQARGNEIGKLVGQKVKSGSDVNSPEILAMKTEGNEIKSKLAQLEPQEKEIKAAIDQKILDLPNLPSETTPIGKDERENVEVKRWGEEYKPTNPNILPHWEIGEKLGILDFERAVKIAQSRFVNLIALGAALERALINFMLDRHIVAGYTEVLPPILINSDSLRGTGQLPKFAEESFKCRDDELWLAPTAEVPVTNLYRDEILSSEQLPIKHCAYTPCFRREAGSYGKDTRGLIRLHQFNKVEMVKIVHPDASAQEHENLVANAEAILQALQLPYRVIELCSGDLGFSAAKCYDLEVWLPSANTYREISSCSNFRDFQARRANIRFKEKGQKGTNFVHTLNGSGLAIGRTMAAVLENYQQADGTVKVPEVLQPYLKREVIC, from the coding sequence ATGTTAGACCTAAAGCAAATTAGAGAAAATCCAGAGGAAGTACAGAAACGCTTAGATAGTCGGGGAGGGAGTTATGATATTGCCCCTATTCTTCAGTTAAATCAACAACAGAAGGCTTTAGAGTTAGAACGCAGCAGTTTACAGGCCCGGGGTAACGAAATCGGTAAACTGGTGGGACAAAAAGTGAAAAGTGGCAGCGATGTCAACAGTCCCGAAATTTTGGCAATGAAAACAGAAGGAAACGAGATTAAAAGTAAACTAGCTCAATTAGAACCGCAGGAAAAAGAGATTAAAGCGGCCATTGACCAAAAAATCTTAGATTTACCCAATTTACCCAGTGAAACCACTCCTATCGGTAAGGATGAACGGGAAAATGTCGAAGTCAAACGCTGGGGAGAGGAATATAAACCCACCAACCCGAATATTTTGCCTCACTGGGAAATTGGGGAAAAATTGGGCATTTTAGACTTTGAACGGGCAGTAAAGATCGCCCAGAGTCGTTTTGTTAATCTTATCGCGCTCGGGGCAGCCCTAGAAAGAGCTTTAATTAATTTTATGCTCGATCGCCATATTGTCGCCGGTTATACAGAAGTTTTACCGCCAATTCTGATTAATAGTGACTCCCTGCGCGGGACGGGACAACTGCCAAAATTCGCGGAAGAAAGCTTTAAATGTCGAGATGATGAGCTTTGGTTAGCACCAACGGCAGAAGTACCTGTAACTAACCTCTATCGCGATGAAATCCTCTCATCGGAGCAATTACCGATTAAACACTGTGCCTATACCCCTTGTTTTCGTCGAGAAGCGGGCAGCTATGGCAAAGATACGAGGGGCTTGATCCGTTTGCATCAATTTAATAAGGTGGAAATGGTCAAAATCGTCCATCCTGACGCTTCTGCTCAGGAACACGAAAATTTAGTCGCTAATGCGGAGGCAATCCTGCAAGCTTTACAGTTGCCCTATCGGGTGATTGAATTGTGTAGCGGTGACTTGGGTTTTTCGGCTGCTAAATGTTATGACTTAGAAGTGTGGCTACCTTCGGCTAATACCTATCGGGAAATTTCCAGTTGTTCTAATTTTAGAGACTTTCAGGCACGACGGGCAAATATTCGCTTTAAAGAAAAAGGGCAAAAAGGCACTAATTTTGTCCACACCCTCAACGGTTCGGGATTAGCGATCGGTCGTACTATGGCTGCTGTCCTAGAAAATTATCAACAGGCAGACGGGACGGTAAAAGTGCCGGAAGTGCTGCAACCCTATCTAAAACGGGAAGTTATTTGTTAA
- a CDS encoding peptidylprolyl isomerase translates to MKIKTRLREWGKFFLKSGASIALALFLILSLFTVKGTAPALAVLAQGDAVTDPTAILRNALPIDNKPIRQVQQSIEDIAKHLRAKRWSPIKKDVKDANYTLSTKSKAILDSVPEASTSQGEELIEKLKTEVAALDTAVEAKDKEAVWSTRRELLNNITALEELMVVGFPFNVPPEYANLPQLRGRATVEMQTTKGDLTIVVDGYSAPVNGGNFVDLVQRGFYDGLPFIRSEDNFVVQTGDPVGAEEGFFDPKTKQYRSIPLEILIKGEEEPVYGNTLEELGIYLPSLALPFNAFGALALARPDTNPNGGSSQFFFFKFDNELTPPGFNLMDGRYSVFGYLVEGKEVLEELTDKDKIITAKVVYGLNNLVQPS, encoded by the coding sequence ATGAAAATAAAGACAAGATTACGGGAATGGGGCAAATTTTTCTTAAAAAGCGGTGCTAGTATCGCCCTAGCACTATTTTTAATCTTAAGTCTGTTCACGGTTAAGGGGACTGCTCCTGCTTTAGCTGTGCTTGCTCAGGGTGACGCGGTAACGGATCCCACTGCTATTTTACGCAATGCCTTACCCATAGATAATAAACCAATTCGTCAAGTGCAACAATCGATCGAAGATATTGCCAAACATCTGCGGGCCAAGCGTTGGAGTCCGATTAAAAAAGATGTCAAGGATGCCAATTATACCCTTTCTACCAAAAGCAAGGCTATCTTAGATAGTGTTCCCGAAGCCAGTACAAGCCAAGGGGAGGAATTAATCGAAAAACTGAAAACGGAAGTGGCAGCCCTGGATACGGCCGTAGAAGCGAAGGATAAAGAGGCAGTTTGGTCAACCAGACGCGAATTACTCAATAATATCACTGCTTTAGAAGAATTAATGGTAGTGGGTTTTCCCTTTAACGTTCCCCCGGAATACGCTAACTTGCCGCAATTGCGAGGACGCGCCACCGTAGAGATGCAGACCACCAAAGGAGATTTAACCATCGTTGTGGATGGTTACAGCGCTCCGGTTAATGGGGGTAACTTTGTGGATTTAGTCCAACGGGGTTTTTATGACGGTTTACCCTTCATTCGCAGCGAAGATAATTTCGTTGTCCAAACCGGGGACCCCGTCGGTGCAGAAGAAGGCTTTTTTGACCCAAAAACTAAGCAATATCGCTCTATTCCCTTGGAAATTTTGATTAAAGGGGAAGAAGAACCAGTTTATGGCAATACTCTCGAAGAATTAGGGATTTACTTGCCCAGTCTCGCTTTGCCTTTTAACGCTTTTGGTGCGTTGGCCCTAGCGCGTCCGGATACCAATCCTAACGGAGGTTCCTCGCAATTCTTTTTCTTTAAATTCGATAATGAATTAACTCCTCCGGGGTTTAATCTCATGGATGGTCGTTATTCGGTTTTCGGCTATTTAGTCGAGGGAAAAGAGGTGTTAGAAGAACTTACCGATAAGGATAAGATTATCACCGCTAAAGTGGTTTATGGCTTAAATAATCTCGTGCAACCTAGCTAG
- a CDS encoding glycosyltransferase family 9 protein: MRILTLVPGGISNQLLFFPTLETLQQTYPQSSIDVLVEPRAKAAYRLCPQVREVLLFDYRDQYGLADYLNILGVIRDREYEIAISLTNRPAINLLLWLNGVLNRIGYENNGSWFLSQQVPRPTEGYLADNYHALVKGLKIAAPCPPLKITLNRDDIDWAQMEQQRLNIKDSGYILLYAGGSDISISQGLETLYPLESWLEIIQGIRHQQPDLPIVAIQGELDEAWVLALKAMDNNLKVSRTADIGKMAAMIAGANLLLATESVPLQLAVAVGTYTLSLLVPSLSKRVLPSGGERHRYIEANTGKVADITPETVLKKIWGR, from the coding sequence ATGCGAATATTAACCCTTGTACCGGGAGGAATTAGCAATCAACTGCTGTTTTTTCCCACTCTAGAAACCCTCCAGCAAACTTACCCCCAAAGCAGCATTGATGTTTTGGTCGAACCTAGAGCAAAGGCTGCCTATCGTCTCTGTCCCCAGGTTAGGGAAGTGCTTTTATTTGACTATCGAGATCAGTACGGATTAGCGGATTATTTAAATATTTTGGGAGTAATTCGGGACCGGGAGTACGAAATCGCCATTAGTCTCACCAATCGTCCTGCTATCAACCTTTTACTCTGGTTAAATGGTGTTCTTAACCGTATAGGCTATGAAAATAATGGCAGCTGGTTCTTATCGCAACAAGTCCCCCGGCCAACGGAAGGCTATCTAGCGGATAATTATCACGCACTGGTCAAAGGTTTAAAGATTGCCGCACCCTGTCCACCTTTAAAAATAACATTGAATCGGGATGATATCGATTGGGCCCAAATGGAGCAGCAACGCCTCAATATCAAGGATAGCGGCTATATTCTCCTCTACGCCGGCGGTAGCGATATCAGCATCAGCCAAGGACTGGAAACGCTTTATCCCCTAGAGAGTTGGCTAGAAATTATCCAAGGCATTCGCCATCAACAACCGGATTTGCCAATTGTCGCAATCCAGGGAGAACTGGATGAAGCTTGGGTTTTAGCCCTCAAAGCCATGGATAATAACTTAAAAGTGTCGAGAACGGCCGATATCGGTAAAATGGCGGCTATGATCGCCGGTGCTAATTTATTGTTAGCTACCGAAAGTGTCCCTTTACAGTTAGCCGTGGCCGTGGGAACCTATACCCTCTCTCTGCTGGTTCCTTCGTTGTCTAAGAGAGTTTTACCGAGCGGGGGAGAGCGTCATCGATATATTGAAGCTAATACGGGAAAAGTCGCCGATATTACTCCCGAAACTGTCCTGAAAAAGATTTGGGGCCGGTAA
- a CDS encoding M23 family metallopeptidase — translation MLKYLPVKLLRFLAISCLVTLISLGFDRLHPVKANPTLIAQNAWAGASFPVENFQTYTSGFGYRSSPMDGSQQFHAGLDMAAPLGSYIRNWWTGRIVELSDHTGCGTMIKMQSGQWTHIYCHLMGSVQSDSRGTFLIDMEGGIVLTLGQDIPAGARMARVGMSGRTTGPHLHWGLMYGNQYVDPALVLNAMYGSNPSGNS, via the coding sequence ATGCTCAAGTATCTGCCTGTTAAATTACTGCGTTTTTTAGCGATTAGCTGTCTTGTAACGTTAATTTCTCTAGGATTTGACCGTTTACACCCCGTTAAAGCTAATCCCACCCTCATAGCTCAAAATGCTTGGGCCGGGGCCTCCTTCCCCGTGGAAAACTTTCAAACCTATACCTCTGGTTTCGGTTATCGTTCCTCTCCCATGGATGGCAGTCAACAATTTCATGCCGGGTTAGATATGGCCGCACCCTTGGGCAGTTATATTCGCAATTGGTGGACCGGCAGAATCGTCGAGTTATCGGATCATACAGGCTGTGGCACCATGATTAAGATGCAATCCGGTCAATGGACACATATTTATTGTCATCTCATGGGTTCGGTTCAATCCGATAGCCGCGGTACTTTTTTGATTGACATGGAAGGAGGAATCGTCCTTACTCTCGGTCAGGATATACCGGCAGGGGCGCGCATGGCTAGAGTGGGAATGAGCGGACGCACCACCGGACCACACCTGCACTGGGGACTGATGTACGGCAATCAATACGTTGACCCCGCTTTGGTTTTAAATGCTATGTACGGTTCTAATCCTTCGGGTAATAGTTAA